From the Metamycoplasma hominis ATCC 23114 genome, one window contains:
- the rpsC gene encoding 30S ribosomal protein S3, translated as MGQKVNPNGFRYGITKSHNTTWYADKDKFATYLLEDQKIYDFFDKKVREYLIGKVQIKRDQAGHTIVYIHTAKPAAFLGTNGENVKALTAQLKKVIAKKQADITIEVIELKNPDLNARLLAEGIAIKLENRGSFRLAQKFAIKAALKAGAKGIKTSVAGRLNGVDMARTEGYTEGEMKLHTLRQDVDYAVTTALTTYGILGVKVWVSLGEILSPKTSEAEVKEAPRKRESKKGGERHASTKKN; from the coding sequence ATGGGTCAAAAAGTTAATCCAAATGGATTTCGTTATGGAATTACAAAATCTCATAACACAACTTGATATGCAGATAAAGATAAATTTGCAACTTATTTATTAGAAGATCAAAAAATTTATGATTTCTTTGACAAAAAAGTTCGTGAATATTTAATTGGTAAAGTACAAATTAAACGTGATCAAGCAGGACATACTATTGTTTATATTCACACTGCAAAACCTGCAGCATTCCTTGGAACAAATGGCGAAAATGTCAAAGCCTTAACAGCACAATTAAAAAAGGTTATTGCTAAAAAACAAGCTGACATTACTATTGAGGTAATTGAATTAAAAAATCCTGATTTAAATGCTAGATTGCTAGCAGAAGGAATTGCAATTAAATTAGAAAATCGTGGTAGTTTTAGACTAGCACAAAAATTTGCAATTAAAGCAGCATTAAAAGCTGGCGCAAAAGGTATTAAAACTTCAGTAGCTGGACGTCTAAATGGCGTTGATATGGCTAGAACAGAAGGATATACTGAAGGTGAAATGAAATTACATACTTTAAGACAAGATGTTGATTATGCTGTAACAACAGCCTTAACAACATACGGTATCTTAGGAGTTAAAGTATGAGTTTCATTAGGCGAAATTTTATCACCTAAAACAAGTGAAGCAGAAGTAAAAGAAGCTCCACGTAAAAGAGAATCTAAAAAAGGCGGTGAAAGACATGCTTCAACCAAAAAGAACTAA
- the rplO gene encoding 50S ribosomal protein L15 — MQLHNLKPTPGARKDKHRVGRGHAAGKGKQAGRGQSGQTKRSKVRLGFEGGQLPLFRRIPKRGFSNVNHVEFQVVNLADLQSKYQDGEVVSYETLAARNLIKGTLPVKILAKGSLTKKLNVQIPTLSQSAIEAIEKVGGKIEVK, encoded by the coding sequence ATGCAATTACATAATTTAAAACCAACTCCAGGGGCAAGAAAAGACAAACACCGTGTTGGTCGTGGTCATGCCGCTGGAAAAGGAAAACAAGCCGGTAGAGGACAAAGTGGTCAAACAAAAAGAAGCAAAGTAAGACTAGGATTTGAAGGTGGCCAATTGCCACTATTTAGAAGAATTCCAAAACGTGGATTTAGCAATGTAAATCACGTTGAATTCCAAGTAGTAAATCTAGCAGATTTACAATCAAAATATCAAGATGGTGAAGTAGTTTCTTACGAAACACTTGCTGCAAGAAACTTGATTAAAGGAACATTACCAGTTAAAATTTTAGCTAAGGGTTCTTTAACTAAAAAACTTAATGTACAAATTCCAACACTTTCACAATCCGCTATTGAAGCTATTGAAAAAGTCGGAGGAAAAATAGAGGTTAAATAA
- a CDS encoding adenylate kinase has protein sequence MIEKSQEVYNEHAKKFPNIIMLGAPGAGKGSIATKMVQNNDYVQISTGDMFRQEIKNQTPLGLKIQSILDSGAYVDDCITNQLVEKKLTELVRENKHFILDGYPRTLAQAKFLLSLANVGIKIDKVILLEITDKQIIDRLSKRRICLNCKIIYHLQSFPPLPGDLCIKCHEKVTKRPDDEPEVIKKRLSIYNEQTKCLINFYQELGILLKINSYQTIDKVYNDVEEALKWS, from the coding sequence ATGATAGAAAAATCTCAAGAAGTGTACAACGAACACGCAAAAAAATTTCCTAATATAATTATGCTTGGCGCACCAGGAGCTGGTAAAGGCTCTATTGCAACAAAAATGGTGCAAAATAATGATTATGTTCAGATTTCAACTGGAGATATGTTTAGACAAGAAATTAAAAATCAAACTCCCCTTGGCTTAAAAATACAATCTATTTTAGATTCGGGAGCATATGTTGATGATTGTATAACAAATCAACTAGTTGAAAAAAAATTAACTGAATTAGTAAGAGAAAATAAACACTTCATATTAGACGGATATCCCCGTACATTAGCTCAAGCAAAGTTTTTACTTTCATTAGCAAATGTTGGAATCAAAATTGATAAAGTAATTTTACTAGAAATTACTGATAAACAAATTATTGACCGTCTTTCAAAACGTAGAATTTGTTTAAATTGTAAAATCATTTATCATTTGCAATCATTTCCACCATTACCTGGTGATTTGTGTATTAAATGCCACGAAAAAGTAACAAAAAGACCAGATGACGAACCAGAAGTAATAAAGAAACGTTTATCAATATATAATGAACAAACTAAATGTTTGATCAATTTTTATCAAGAACTTGGTATACTTTTAAAGATAAATAGTTATCAAACAATTGATAAAGTATATAATGATGTAGAAGAGGCTTTAAAATGGTCATAA
- the rplN gene encoding 50S ribosomal protein L14 — MLSEFSRCNVADNSGAKEVMIIKNLGGSIVRSTNIGDIVVVTIKKAIPNGIVKEGQVVKAVIVRTKRGLMRENGSHIRFDDNAVVLIKEDNSLRGTRVFGPVARELREKGFLKIVSLAPEVL, encoded by the coding sequence ATGCTTAGTGAATTTTCAAGATGTAACGTTGCTGACAATTCAGGCGCAAAAGAAGTTATGATTATTAAAAACCTAGGTGGATCAATTGTTAGATCAACCAACATTGGTGATATTGTTGTTGTAACTATTAAAAAAGCTATTCCAAACGGAATTGTAAAAGAAGGCCAAGTTGTTAAAGCAGTTATAGTTAGAACAAAACGTGGTTTAATGCGTGAAAATGGTTCTCATATAAGATTTGATGACAATGCTGTTGTATTAATTAAGGAAGATAACTCATTAAGAGGAACTCGGGTATTTGGTCCAGTAGCAAGAGAATTACGTGAAAAAGGTTTTTTAAAGATTGTTTCATTAGCTCCGGAGGTTTTATAA
- a CDS encoding type Z 30S ribosomal protein S14: MARTSLKVKAERQPKFKVRKYTRCQLCGRVHAVLRKYKICRICFRKLAHEGKLPGVKKASW; encoded by the coding sequence ATGGCAAGAACATCATTAAAGGTTAAAGCCGAACGCCAACCTAAATTTAAGGTTAGAAAATATACTCGTTGCCAACTTTGTGGCCGTGTTCACGCTGTATTGCGTAAATATAAAATTTGTAGAATTTGTTTTAGAAAATTAGCACATGAAGGAAAACTTCCTGGTGTTAAGAAAGCGAGCTGATAA
- the rpmC gene encoding 50S ribosomal protein L29, whose amino-acid sequence MTFAELKEKSLDELNKLVADLRAELFSLRFKNATRQLDETHKIQLVKKDIARTLTAIKAKTLEGNK is encoded by the coding sequence ATGACATTTGCAGAATTAAAAGAAAAATCACTTGACGAACTAAATAAGTTGGTTGCTGATTTAAGAGCAGAACTATTCTCATTACGTTTCAAAAATGCTACAAGACAATTAGACGAAACCCACAAAATCCAATTAGTTAAAAAAGATATCGCAAGAACTTTAACAGCAATTAAAGCAAAAACTTTAGAAGGGAATAAATAA
- the secY gene encoding preprotein translocase subunit SecY, whose product MARKTKLEKEISQEKIERKLALDKFLVDKKNTWNEWWKNHNLFKKILFTLFIITLFLATGTITIPGVNLANPDSLTQGDFFGILNLVGGGGLRQFSVVALGIGPFISSSLVMMILQTKAFPAIHRLSQSGPQGRIKINFITYGVTFVFAIVQAYLITKALVNPRQGFGITFSPKLEKLFGQSGMVAYQYFILPAILVAGSFFSLFLSEQITNRGVGNGTSLIIFVGIASALIPSFKSAFKFYVPSAQQNNLVLQEAINYAVYIFCYLLVIFIVLIFTIAERHIPIQQVGAGLSKNEKELSYLPIKANPAGIMSVIFSMMILSVPTMIANLFDPNTSKYYQWVYNNLQFTQPLGFFLFILITFGLTILMGIQQSRIDKISEDFAKNSTFIPGVRPGEQTEDYLLNVILRLSFFSSGYLLLLGALQFIQQMLGMPASIAFGGTSIMILVSTAYETVQQIKARYKSQELSRKRKMIRELKEMYGEEEEDLIW is encoded by the coding sequence ATGGCTAGAAAAACTAAGTTGGAAAAAGAGATTAGTCAAGAAAAGATCGAGCGCAAATTAGCACTAGATAAGTTTTTAGTTGATAAAAAAAACACTTGAAATGAATGATGAAAAAATCATAATCTTTTTAAAAAGATTCTTTTCACCTTATTCATTATTACTCTTTTTCTAGCCACTGGAACAATTACAATTCCAGGTGTCAATTTAGCAAACCCTGATTCATTAACCCAAGGAGATTTCTTTGGGATTTTGAATTTAGTAGGTGGCGGTGGATTAAGACAATTCTCTGTTGTCGCGCTAGGAATAGGACCGTTTATATCATCTAGTTTAGTTATGATGATATTGCAAACTAAAGCATTCCCGGCCATTCACCGTTTAAGTCAATCTGGTCCTCAAGGCCGGATTAAAATAAATTTCATTACTTATGGAGTTACTTTTGTTTTTGCAATAGTTCAAGCATATTTGATAACAAAAGCATTAGTTAATCCTCGTCAAGGATTTGGAATTACTTTTTCACCAAAATTAGAAAAATTATTTGGACAAAGTGGAATGGTAGCATATCAATATTTCATTTTGCCTGCAATATTAGTAGCTGGCTCATTCTTTTCATTGTTCTTATCAGAACAAATAACTAATAGAGGCGTTGGCAATGGAACGAGTTTAATAATCTTTGTTGGTATAGCAAGTGCTTTAATTCCTTCATTCAAGAGTGCATTTAAATTTTATGTTCCATCAGCTCAACAAAATAATTTAGTTCTACAAGAAGCAATAAATTACGCAGTATATATCTTTTGCTATTTACTTGTAATATTTATTGTTTTAATATTTACAATTGCAGAAAGACATATTCCAATTCAACAAGTTGGTGCGGGTCTTTCTAAAAACGAAAAGGAATTGAGTTATTTACCTATTAAAGCAAATCCTGCTGGTATCATGTCAGTTATCTTCTCAATGATGATATTGAGTGTGCCAACAATGATTGCAAACTTATTTGATCCAAATACAAGCAAGTATTATCAATGAGTTTACAACAATTTGCAATTTACTCAACCACTTGGATTCTTTTTATTTATTTTAATTACATTTGGATTAACAATATTAATGGGAATCCAACAATCGAGAATTGATAAAATTAGTGAAGATTTTGCTAAAAATAGTACTTTTATTCCTGGCGTTAGACCCGGAGAACAAACAGAAGATTATTTATTGAATGTAATTTTACGTTTATCATTCTTTTCTTCAGGATATTTATTGTTGCTAGGCGCTTTACAATTTATTCAACAAATGCTAGGCATGCCAGCCTCAATAGCATTTGGCGGTACAAGCATAATGATACTAGTTTCAACGGCTTATGAAACTGTTCAACAAATTAAAGCCCGCTACAAGTCACAAGAATTATCAAGAAAGAGAAAAATGATAAGAGAATTAAAAGAAATGTATGGAGAGGAAGAAGAAGATTTAATATGATAG
- the rpmJ gene encoding 50S ribosomal protein L36, with protein MKVRASIKRICNNCKIIKRHGVNRVICINPKHKQRQG; from the coding sequence ATGAAAGTCAGAGCTTCTATTAAGCGTATTTGCAATAATTGCAAGATAATTAAAAGACATGGTGTTAATCGCGTAATTTGCATTAACCCAAAACATAAACAAAGACAAGGATAA
- the rpsS gene encoding 30S ribosomal protein S19: MARSLKKAPFVDDHLMKKVLAIIENKSPKRPIKTWSRRSTIYPEFIGLTFQVHNGHAFIDVFVTNDMVGHKLGEFAPTRTFNGHGADKGKK, encoded by the coding sequence ATGGCTCGTTCATTAAAAAAAGCTCCCTTTGTTGATGATCATTTAATGAAAAAAGTTTTGGCTATTATTGAAAATAAATCACCAAAACGTCCAATTAAAACATGATCAAGACGCTCAACAATTTATCCAGAATTTATCGGTTTAACCTTCCAAGTTCACAATGGACATGCATTTATTGATGTATTTGTTACAAATGATATGGTAGGACACAAACTAGGTGAATTTGCTCCAACAAGAACCTTCAATGGTCATGGTGCAGATAAAGGAAAGAAATAG
- the rpsM gene encoding 30S ribosomal protein S13, protein MARVLNIEIPNNKKVRISLTYIFGIGVSLAKEILKDANVDGEKRVKDLSEEELTRIRDEAKKYTTEGDLRREINLNIKRLMEIKSYRGIRHRKGLPVRGQSTKKNARTRKGPRKTIAGKKGK, encoded by the coding sequence ATGGCCAGAGTTTTAAACATTGAAATTCCTAATAATAAAAAAGTTCGTATTTCACTTACTTACATCTTTGGTATTGGCGTTTCACTAGCAAAAGAAATTTTAAAAGATGCTAATGTTGATGGCGAAAAAAGAGTTAAAGATCTTAGCGAAGAAGAATTAACTAGAATCAGAGATGAAGCTAAAAAATACACCACTGAAGGTGATTTAAGAAGAGAAATAAATCTAAACATTAAAAGATTAATGGAAATTAAATCATATCGTGGTATTAGACACCGTAAGGGATTACCTGTACGTGGTCAATCTACAAAGAAAAATGCAAGAACAAGAAAAGGTCCAAGAAAAACAATAGCAGGAAAGAAAGGTAAATAA
- the rpsE gene encoding 30S ribosomal protein S5, whose protein sequence is MAEVEKNIKNSEKPELKENKTEGTKVVSFKRERSNSKDLKSSENKPKQFQNRNQDHSANQAQAKQFEEKVIDIARVTTVVKGGRRFSFSAYVVVGDKKGKVGFGHGKANEVQDAIKKAVKDAQKNVFSVPISNGTIPHEIQEKFLASRIQLRPAPKGAGIIASNTVRAVVELAGYTDISTKTYGSRTKQNIVQATIKALKKVRTVEEIAKLRDIDVNHLLSK, encoded by the coding sequence ATGGCTGAAGTAGAAAAAAATATTAAAAATTCAGAAAAACCTGAATTAAAAGAAAATAAAACAGAAGGCACAAAGGTTGTTTCTTTTAAAAGAGAAAGATCAAATTCAAAAGATCTAAAATCAAGCGAAAATAAACCAAAACAATTCCAAAATCGTAATCAAGATCATTCAGCAAATCAAGCTCAAGCAAAACAATTCGAAGAAAAAGTTATTGACATTGCAAGAGTTACAACTGTTGTTAAGGGTGGACGTAGATTTTCATTCTCAGCTTATGTTGTTGTTGGTGACAAAAAAGGAAAAGTTGGATTTGGACATGGAAAAGCTAATGAAGTCCAAGATGCAATTAAAAAAGCAGTTAAAGATGCACAAAAAAATGTTTTCTCAGTTCCAATTTCAAATGGAACAATCCCTCATGAAATTCAAGAAAAATTCTTAGCATCAAGAATCCAATTACGTCCAGCTCCAAAAGGTGCCGGAATCATTGCTTCAAACACCGTTCGTGCTGTTGTTGAATTAGCAGGTTACACCGACATTTCAACAAAAACTTATGGTTCAAGAACAAAACAAAACATTGTCCAAGCTACTATTAAGGCACTTAAAAAAGTTAGAACTGTTGAAGAAATCGCAAAATTACGCGATATTGATGTAAATCATCTATTATCAAAATAA
- the infA gene encoding translation initiation factor IF-1, whose product MAKDAIKMSGKITKMHTSRDYDVLLENGLTIKASISGKMSLHNIKMIPGDLVDVELSPYDMSRGRIVFRHK is encoded by the coding sequence ATGGCAAAAGACGCAATCAAAATGTCAGGCAAAATTACTAAAATGCACACATCAAGAGACTATGATGTTTTATTAGAAAATGGACTTACAATTAAAGCTTCTATTTCAGGTAAAATGTCACTTCACAATATCAAAATGATCCCTGGAGATTTAGTTGACGTTGAACTTAGTCCATATGATATGAGCAGAGGTAGGATTGTTTTTAGACACAAATAA
- the rplR gene encoding 50S ribosomal protein L18, whose product MLSRNLKRKAKHLKITNKLSKGTALVPRVVVFKSLHAFYAQAVNDELHTTIASSSTQILENKANNIDAVKLVAKDFAKKLLAINVKSIVFDRSGYIYHGKLAAFADTLREEGIKF is encoded by the coding sequence ATGTTATCAAGAAATTTAAAACGTAAAGCAAAACACTTAAAGATTACTAACAAATTGTCAAAAGGAACTGCATTAGTTCCTAGAGTTGTTGTTTTTAAATCTTTACATGCATTTTATGCACAAGCAGTAAATGATGAATTGCACACCACAATTGCTTCTTCATCAACACAAATACTAGAAAATAAAGCAAACAATATTGATGCAGTTAAATTAGTTGCAAAAGATTTTGCTAAAAAATTATTGGCAATCAATGTAAAATCAATAGTGTTTGATCGTTCAGGATACATATACCACGGAAAATTAGCAGCTTTTGCTGATACTCTAAGAGAAGAAGGGATTAAATTCTAA
- the rplP gene encoding 50S ribosomal protein L16, protein MLQPKRTKHRKMFRIRHDKVVAHRNNTVAFGEFGLKSTSSAWISARQIEAARIAITRHMGREGKVIIKIFPHMSKTSKPIGVRMGSGKGSPDQWFAVVKEGTVMFEVLGNTVDTMKEALRLGGHKLPVTWKVISKEQSLETKTNEVEGE, encoded by the coding sequence ATGCTTCAACCAAAAAGAACTAAACATAGAAAAATGTTCCGTATCCGCCACGACAAAGTTGTTGCACACCGTAATAATACAGTTGCATTTGGCGAATTTGGTTTAAAATCAACTTCATCAGCATGAATTAGTGCAAGACAAATCGAAGCAGCCCGTATTGCTATTACTAGACATATGGGACGTGAAGGAAAAGTTATTATTAAAATATTCCCTCACATGTCAAAAACTAGTAAACCTATTGGTGTTCGTATGGGATCTGGTAAGGGTAGCCCAGATCAATGATTTGCAGTCGTAAAAGAAGGAACAGTAATGTTTGAAGTTTTAGGCAATACAGTTGATACCATGAAGGAAGCATTGAGATTAGGTGGTCACAAACTACCTGTAACTTGAAAAGTTATTTCAAAAGAACAATCTTTAGAAACTAAAACTAATGAAGTTGAAGGAGAATAA
- the rplF gene encoding 50S ribosomal protein L6, producing the protein MSRIGKRVLEIPKDVEVKLDKNHIEVKGKLGELSYTFSPLISVVVENNEIKTLRSNEEKSTKQLHGTTNANIKNMLIGVSSGYKKEIEIKGVGYKATLKGNTIEIIAGYSHAVNLEVPSNLKIELPKPTNIIISGIDKQAVGEFAANIRDVRRPSPYSGKGIMYKDEVIRRKEGKTAAK; encoded by the coding sequence ATGTCTAGAATTGGAAAAAGAGTTTTAGAAATACCAAAAGATGTTGAAGTTAAATTAGATAAAAACCATATCGAAGTAAAAGGCAAATTAGGAGAATTGAGTTATACATTCTCACCATTAATTTCAGTAGTTGTTGAAAACAACGAAATTAAGACATTGAGATCTAACGAAGAAAAATCTACAAAACAATTACACGGAACAACAAATGCAAACATTAAAAATATGTTAATAGGTGTTTCAAGTGGTTACAAAAAAGAAATTGAAATTAAAGGTGTAGGTTACAAAGCCACCTTAAAGGGAAATACAATTGAAATTATTGCTGGTTATTCACATGCTGTAAATTTAGAAGTTCCATCAAATCTAAAAATTGAATTACCAAAACCAACCAATATTATTATTTCAGGAATTGACAAACAAGCTGTTGGCGAATTTGCTGCAAATATTCGTGATGTAAGACGTCCAAGTCCATATTCTGGAAAAGGTATTATGTATAAAGATGAAGTTATTAGACGTAAGGAAGGAAAGACAGCTGCTAAATAG
- the rplV gene encoding 50S ribosomal protein L22 → MAKEILQNSAHASVRMQRISPRKARLVADLIRYKSATQAIVILKHTHKKASEIILKLLNSAIANATNNAGLDATKLYVTTILVNDGPTLKRFQPHSRGRAYAILKRTSHFFIELTEINNVEEINKKGDK, encoded by the coding sequence ATGGCTAAAGAAATTTTACAAAATTCAGCACATGCATCAGTTCGCATGCAAAGAATTTCACCACGTAAAGCAAGATTAGTAGCAGATTTAATTAGATATAAATCAGCAACTCAAGCAATAGTTATTCTAAAACATACACACAAAAAAGCGTCAGAAATTATTCTAAAACTTCTAAATTCAGCAATTGCTAATGCAACAAATAATGCTGGACTTGATGCAACTAAACTTTATGTAACTACCATTTTAGTAAATGATGGACCTACACTAAAAAGATTCCAACCTCACTCACGTGGACGTGCTTATGCAATTTTAAAAAGAACAAGTCATTTCTTTATTGAATTAACAGAAATCAATAATGTTGAAGAAATCAACAAAAAAGGAGATAAATAA
- the map gene encoding type I methionyl aminopeptidase, whose product MVIIKNQFEIEKIKKACKILAEVKTVLYDFIRPGVSLKEIDSVAFKEIRKRGGKPAFLGQYGFPNTCCISVNNELIHGIPSDYVVKDGDIVKIDTGAIYDGYYSDSAFTKGVGNITEADKKLIACAKDAFYAGFNAIKVGKHIGDISAAIGNLIRDRGYFTPDEYTGHGIGRKLHEDPYVYNDGYPGTGQLIRNGMVICIEPMILQKSKNVLVKGNGWTVYDPLGYNTAHYEQTVLIDNDQAYILSGDNI is encoded by the coding sequence ATGGTCATAATAAAAAATCAATTTGAAATTGAAAAGATCAAAAAAGCTTGTAAAATCCTGGCAGAAGTGAAAACTGTTTTATACGACTTTATAAGACCAGGCGTTTCTTTAAAAGAAATTGATAGCGTAGCTTTTAAAGAAATAAGAAAAAGGGGTGGAAAACCAGCATTCTTAGGACAATATGGTTTCCCTAATACATGTTGCATTTCTGTTAATAATGAATTAATTCACGGAATTCCTAGTGATTATGTTGTAAAGGATGGAGATATAGTCAAAATTGACACTGGAGCAATTTATGATGGCTATTATTCTGATTCAGCATTTACAAAAGGAGTTGGCAACATAACTGAAGCAGACAAAAAATTAATTGCCTGCGCAAAAGACGCTTTTTATGCCGGCTTTAATGCAATTAAAGTTGGCAAACACATTGGTGATATTTCTGCAGCCATAGGAAATTTAATTCGTGATAGAGGATATTTTACTCCAGATGAATATACAGGTCACGGAATAGGCAGAAAGTTGCATGAAGATCCATATGTTTATAACGATGGCTATCCAGGAACTGGACAGCTAATTAGAAATGGTATGGTAATTTGCATTGAACCAATGATTTTACAAAAATCTAAAAATGTATTGGTCAAGGGAAACGGATGAACAGTTTATGATCCTCTTGGTTATAACACTGCTCATTATGAACAAACAGTTTTAATTGACAATGACCAAGCATATATACTCTCAGGAGACAATATTTAA
- the rplX gene encoding 50S ribosomal protein L24 produces MAQAKIRKNDMVLIIAGKDKGKFAAVLSTNQKEQTVVLKGVNIKTKHHRPSQENNDGKIEKKEYPIHISNVAYLVKKGAQGQKSIGSKIGWKVDPKTNKKQRVMKKINKTI; encoded by the coding sequence ATGGCTCAAGCTAAAATTAGAAAAAATGACATGGTATTAATTATTGCTGGTAAAGACAAAGGAAAATTTGCTGCTGTTTTATCAACAAATCAAAAAGAACAAACTGTTGTTTTAAAAGGCGTAAACATTAAAACTAAACACCACAGACCATCACAAGAAAATAATGATGGAAAAATTGAAAAGAAAGAATACCCAATTCATATTTCAAACGTTGCTTATTTGGTTAAAAAAGGTGCTCAAGGTCAAAAATCAATCGGTTCAAAAATTGGTTGAAAAGTTGATCCTAAAACCAACAAAAAACAAAGAGTGATGAAGAAAATTAACAAGACTATCTAG
- the rpsH gene encoding 30S ribosomal protein S8, whose product MAIIIDPVADMFVRIKNAISRKYHEVVLPHSNKKAKILEIIKREGYIVDFEVVKNEKTNFKEIKVTLKYKGMNQNQSAISGLKKVSKPGLKVYSSAEKLPRVLSGYGTAIISTSKGLLTDKEARKANVGGEVIAFIW is encoded by the coding sequence ATGGCTATTATTATAGATCCAGTTGCAGATATGTTTGTACGTATTAAAAATGCAATTTCTCGTAAATATCATGAAGTTGTATTGCCACATTCAAACAAGAAAGCAAAAATTTTAGAAATTATTAAAAGAGAAGGATATATTGTTGATTTTGAAGTTGTAAAAAACGAAAAAACCAATTTTAAAGAAATAAAAGTTACTTTAAAATACAAAGGTATGAATCAAAATCAATCAGCAATTTCTGGTCTTAAAAAAGTTTCAAAACCTGGCTTAAAAGTATATTCATCTGCTGAAAAATTGCCTAGAGTTTTAAGTGGATATGGAACAGCTATTATTTCAACATCAAAAGGTTTATTAACAGATAAAGAAGCTCGTAAGGCTAATGTTGGTGGCGAAGTTATCGCCTTCATTTGATAA
- the rplE gene encoding 50S ribosomal protein L5, producing the protein MAKQIKLALEQKYLDEIRFALVKEFGYTSVMQAPKLEKIVINMTAGNEVSNSKAIEEVMVELAQITGQKPYQTTAKKSLASWKLREGMPMGGKVTLRREKMWSFLTKLINVALPRVRDFNGTSLKSFDGRGNYAIGIKEEIIFPEISFDKIRKLKGMDVILVTTAKSNKEAFALLKHLGIPFAKGNN; encoded by the coding sequence ATGGCAAAACAAATTAAATTAGCATTAGAACAAAAATATTTAGACGAAATTCGTTTCGCGCTAGTTAAAGAATTTGGTTACACCAGTGTAATGCAAGCTCCTAAACTAGAAAAAATCGTTATTAACATGACTGCCGGTAACGAAGTTTCAAACTCAAAGGCAATCGAAGAAGTTATGGTTGAACTTGCTCAAATTACAGGTCAAAAACCATATCAAACAACCGCTAAGAAATCATTGGCTTCATGAAAATTACGTGAAGGAATGCCAATGGGGGGGAAAGTTACACTAAGAAGAGAAAAGATGTGATCATTTTTAACAAAATTAATTAATGTTGCTTTACCTCGTGTACGTGACTTCAATGGAACATCACTAAAAAGCTTTGACGGCCGTGGAAATTATGCTATCGGCATTAAAGAAGAAATTATTTTCCCTGAAATTTCATTTGATAAAATCCGTAAATTAAAAGGTATGGATGTTATTCTTGTAACAACTGCAAAAAGCAATAAAGAAGCATTTGCATTATTAAAACACTTAGGAATCCCTTTTGCAAAGGGCAATAATTAG
- the rpsQ gene encoding 30S ribosomal protein S17 codes for METTVRENRRKTLVGTVVSTKNQKTITVVVEIYEKHPLYSKRFKKSKKFAVHDEQNLAKVGDIVKIQETRPLSKTKHFRLVEIKSHAIEGAENA; via the coding sequence ATGGAAACTACAGTTAGAGAAAACCGTCGTAAAACTTTAGTTGGAACAGTTGTATCAACTAAAAACCAAAAAACAATTACTGTTGTTGTAGAAATTTACGAAAAACACCCTCTTTATTCAAAACGTTTTAAAAAATCAAAGAAATTTGCAGTTCATGATGAACAAAATTTAGCTAAAGTTGGTGACATTGTTAAAATTCAAGAAACAAGACCTTTATCAAAAACCAAACACTTTAGACTAGTAGAAATCAAATCACACGCAATTGAAGGAGCAGAAAATGCTTAG